TCGCGCGCCCGCACAATGACCCAGGCGGACGCAACCGCGTCAGCGGAATCGATAAACAGCCAGCGCCTGAGATCCTCGTGGAGATCCCCGGGCCCGACTACGGCGACGGCTCCGGCGTCCGAGGGGACATCATCGGCGACACCGAGCACCATGGTGGCCAGCACAAAGCCGTCTACGCCTTCAGCCGAGAACGCTACGACTGGTGGGAACGAGAACTCTCGCGCACGCTGGACAACGGCCTGTTCGGCGACAACCTCACCACCTCCGGCATCGACTGGACACGCGTGATCATCAACCAACGTTTCCGCATCGGCGAAACGCAGTTGGAAGTTAGCGTGCCGCGCTCGCCATGCGCCACCTTCGCGGGCTGGATGGGCGAGCCGAACTGGATTAGGCGTTTCACAGCCAGCGGCGACTGCGGCTGTTACCTGAGGGTCGTCAAACCTGGCGTGATCCGCCCCGGCGACGACATCGTGGCGCTCAACGAACCAGACCACGGCCTGACAATGGGGGAGGCCTTCGCCGCGGTGATGGGCGATACCGATATCGCCCGGCGCCTCTGGCAGCTCAACATCTTGCCGACGCTGTATCAAGCGCGGTGGGACAAACGCTTTGCTTAGATGCCGCCGACGAACTGAAGCTGGCGCCACGCCTCATAGCACGCCACGGCGGCGCTATTCGACAGGTTCATCGACCGCCTGCCCGGCAGCATGGGGATCCGTACCTGGTCTTTTACCCGCGGGTGGTGAGAGTGCTCACGCGGCAAACCGGTCGGTTCGGTGCCAAAGAGCAAAGCATCGCCGTCGCGGTACTCCACAGTATGGAAATGTCTGGTGGCTTGAGTAGTAAAGGCGAAAATACGCGAGTTGGCCAAGGCCGCGAAGCAAGCATCGATGTCAGGGTGAACGCTCACGTGCGCGAGGTCGTGGTAATCCAGGCCCGCGCGGCGCAGATGCTTCTCGCTCAAATCGAAGCCGAGCGGCTCCACCAGATGCAAGGTGGCTCCGGTGCCTGCACACATGCGTATCGCGTTGCCAGTGTTCGGCGGAATGACGGGGTTGTCGAAGATGACGTGGAGTGCGCACACGCCATCCAAGTCTAGGATGGGGTGCGTGACTGCGAAGAAACTAGATGGCAAGCTCTACCGCGAGGAGATTTTCGCGGACCTTAAAAAGCGCGTCGCCGCGCTCAAAGACAAGGGAGTCACGCCGGGCCTGGCCACGGTGCTCGTCGGTGACGACCCGGCGAGCCAGAATTACGTGCGCATGAAGCACAAGGACTGCGAGGAGCTTGGCATCGCCTCCATCATGAAGGAAATGCCCGGCGACACTACGCAGGAGCGCCTGGAGCAGCTTATCGACGAGCTCAACAACGACCCGGACGTCACCGGCTACATCGTTCAGCTGCCGCTGCCGAAGCACCTCGACGAAAACCGCATCCTTGGGCTGATCGACCCAGACAAGGACGCCGACGGTTTACACCCCGTGAACTTGGGCAAGCTGGTGCTAGGTGAACCGGCTCCGCTGCCGTGTACCCCGAACGGTTCGCTGAAACTGCTTGAGCGTTTCGGTGTCGAACTCGACGGCGCCATCGTCTGCGTCATCGGCCGCGGCGTGACCGTGGGCCGGCCCATCTCGTTGATGTTGACCACCCGCGACATCAACGCCACAGCGGTGCTGTGCCACACCGGCACGAAAGACTTAGCCGCCGAGACCCGCCGCGCCGACGTCATCATCGCCGCCGCCGGCAAACCGCACATGCTTACCGCCGACATGGTGAAGGAAGGCGCCGCTATTCTCGACGTCGGCGTCTCCCGCGTCGACGGAAAAACCACCGGCGACGTACACCCAGACGTGTGGGAGAAAGCCGCGTGGATCTCGCCCAACCCGGGCGGCGTCGGACCGATGACCCGGACCTTCCTGGTCCGCAACATCGTGGAGCGAGCCGAGCAACTTGTCTAATACGGCCGCAGGGTTGTCGGTGGACAACCCGCATGACCTGAACAACCCGGAATCCCGCCTGCCCGTCTGGGCACAAAGGGCAATGGCCGGGCTGTTCGTCGTGGGTTTCGTGCTCTCGGGCGTCTTCGCAGCAACTGAGCACTGGCGCCGCGCCACCTTCGTCCTCGGGGCGGTGATGGTGTGGTTGGCGCTGATGCGCTACACCTGCGATTCCAGGGTCATCGGCCTCGTTGCTGTGCGCTCCCGCCGCTTCGACGCGCTGTTTTGCACCGCACTAGGCGCCACAATGATGTTTCTCGCCGGTTCGGTGGACTCGCTGGGCAGTTAACTCGCGCTGATACGTGCAATGAAGCGGCGCAGGATCAAAGCCATGCCGCGAACATCGACGAGGAAAGCATCATGGCCGGTGGGGCTGGACAGCTTCGACATGCCCAGCAGCTTACCCAAGTTGCGCGACATGTGTTCTTGCTGGTGGTAAGGGTAGAGAATGTCAGTGTCGATGCCGACAACCATGGTTGGCACCTGCGAGGAAGCTAGAGCTTTGTTCAGCCCACCACGGCCGCGCCCAACGTCATGGCGGTTAAGGGATTCGGTCAAAGAGACGTAGCAGGCGGCATCGAAACGCTTCGCAAGCTTGTGTCCCTGGTGGTCGAGGTAGCTTTGCACCGCGAAGCGCTGGTCGTCGCGGCGATAAGGCCCGAGTGGGTTTTCGCCCGGTTGGGCGTCGGTGCCGAAACGCTCATCGATTTCCAGCTCGCCGCGGTACGTCAGGTGTGCGATGCGCCGGGCGGCACTAAGCCCTTCATCGGGGGCGCGCCCAGTACCGTGGTAGTCGCCGCCCTGCCAGTTCGGATCGCGAGTGATGGCGGAAATTTGCGCCTCCTGGATGCCGATTTGCCAGGCGCTGGCACGCGCCGAAACCGCGATCACGCAAGCGAAGTTGACGGAGTCGGGGTAGAGCAGCGTCCACTCGAGACTGCGCGCGCCCCCCATCGAGCCACCGAGGACGGCATGAACGTGCGTGATGCCGAGCTTTTCTAGCGCCGCGCGTTCGGCGCGCACCATGTCGCGGATGGACACGGCCGGAAAACGCGAACCCCACAACCCGCCGGCCGGGTGCGGGCTGGCCGGGCCAGTGGATCCATAGCAGGAGCCAAGGGCGTTTGTGCAGATGATGCACCAGCGGTCGGTGTCCAAAGCTTTCCCCGGCCCAATCGCCTCGCTCCACCACTGGGCAGCGTTGGAATCGCCGGTCAGGGCGTGCTCGACCACAAGCACGTTGTTATCTCCGTGGGGGTCGCCGCGAAACTGACCCCACCGCTGCAAAGCGATAGTGGCATCTTCTATCAGCGCCCCCGCCTCCGTGTCGAAGCGGCCAATCCTCACCTGCTCGAGCTGGCCGTCGACGGGAAGAGCAGTGACCACGAAGCGTTTTCCTTTCCGGATTCCTAAACGGCAACCTAGATGGCGGCGAAACCGCGCTCGAGGTCGGCGAGGATGTCGTCGATGTTTTCGATACCTACCGAAAGGCGAACCGTCGCCTGGGTAATACCAGCGCGCTTCAGGCCGTTCTCGTCGGACTGGGAGTGCGTGGTGGAGGCCGGGTGGACCACCAAGGAACGCACGTCTCCGATGTTGGCCAGGTTGGAGTGCAGCTTGAGGGCGTCGATGAACTTCCACGCAGTTTCGCGGTCGTTGGCGTCGCCGGCGATGTCGAAGGAAAGCACCGAACCGGTGTACTTCAGTCCGAGCTTCTCCTTCGTGGCGTAGTACGGCGAGTCCGGCAGGCCAGCGAAGTTCACACTGGCAACCTTCTCGTGCTTGGACAGGAACTCGGCAACCTTCAGGGCGTTTTCGTTATGACGCTCAACGCGCAGGCTGAGGGTGTCCAGGCCCTGCAGCGCCACCCAGGCGTTGAAGGGAGAAATCGCAGCGCCGGTATCGCGCAAAATGCCAGCGCGTGCCTTCAGGGCGAAGGCGGGGGCACCCAAATCGGCGTACTTCAGGCCGTGGTAGGCAGGGTCCGGGGTGACAAAATAGGGGAAGACCGGTTCTCCGTCACGCTCGACGGTCCAGTCGAACTTGCCGCCGTCGACAAGCACGCCGCCGATGGCGGCACCATTGCCGGTGTAGAACTTGGTGGTAGAGGCGACGACGATGTCAGCTCCCAGCTCAAGCGGCTTGACCAGTGCTGCGGTGGCGATGGTGTTGTCAACGATCAGCGGCACACTGTTGCGGTGCGCGACTTCAGCGACGGTCGGGATGTCGAGCACGTCGGCGATCGGGTTGCCGAAGGTCTCGCCATAGAAAGCCTTCGTGTTCGGCTTGACTGCTGCCTGCCATGACTCCGGGTCATCCGGGTTGTCGACGAAACTGACGTCGATTCCGTAGCGCTTCAAGGTGACCTGAAAGAGGGTCTCAGTGCCGCCGTAGAGGCGAGGCGAGGTGACGATGTGATCGCCGGAGGAGGCGAGGTTGGTAATCGCCGCGGTTTCTGCGGCCATGCCAGACGCAAACGTCAGTGCGGCCACGCCACCTTCGAGGCTGGCAATGCGGTCCTCTAGTGCTTGCTGCGTCGGGTTGGTCAAGCGGGTGTAGATCGGCCCGATGTCTGCGAGGCTGAATCGATCGGCCGCGTGCTGGGCGTCGTTGAATACGTAGGACGTGGTCATGAAGATCGGCTGGTTGCGTGCTCCCGCGTCGGAGTCAACGGTCTGGCCGGCGTGGATAGAGCGGGTCTCGAATGCCCACTCGTGTGCTTGTGTGTTGTCGTATTTTGCCATGGTGATCACTGTAAAGCTCGGACTAAAAGTTTTGAACCAAGCGGTCTATTGATGGTTCTGAGCTGCGGTTATGTGTGAATAAAAATAGGCGAGGGAACCAAATTCTGAACCGAGAGGTCTAATAGAACATGGGGGTCAACAAAGAACATCCGCACGACACCGCGCAGCGGCACGCCCTGCACGAAAAAATCCTTCAGAACCTAATCAACATGCGCAGCTCACCACACGCACCAGAGCATCTGCCCATGGGCGACCACCTCGCCTTCCCGCGCTCCGTGTGGGAGGAGCTGGCGCGGCACGAACAACAACTCGTGCGCGTGGTGGCCGCAGGTTTATCCAGCCGAGGAGCCGTGCTGGTCGGCCGCTCCGCCGCACGACTACACGGAATGTGGCTAATCGGCGCGCCCGACAACAAAGTGGAACTATCCCTGCCCAGCCGCGGAATATCCCCAAGCCGACGCCAGTCGGGCAAGTTCGTGTTCCGGCACTTCACACTGCCGACCTGGCAGGTCATAGAGATATCAGGAATCCGAGCCACCTCCGCGATACGCGCCTTCGTAGACATCGCCCGCTGCCACGGCTTTGTCGAAGGGCTGGTAGCCATCGACTGGCTGCGCTTCCAGGGCGTCGAGCGTGAAAGCATCGCCCGGGAGATCAAATCCATGGGGCGGTTCAAAGGCATCGCGGTGGTCCGGCGCTGCTTCGAGATGAGCATCGCTACCTCAGAGTCCCCGTATGAAAGCTACGCGAGAGGCTTGCTAATCGAGGCCAGCATCGCAGGGATCAAAGCCCAGGTGAAAATCGAAGGATACCGCGTCGACCTACTTATCGACGACTGGCTCGTCGTCGAGATCGACGGAGGGATCAAGTACCGAAGCGCCGACGCTGAAAAAGTCCGTCAGAAGGAATACGAGCGACAAAAGCAGATCGCCAACCAAGGCTACGTGTTCCTGCGCTACAGCCCCGCACAACTTCTGTCGGACCCCGAAGCTTTTGTTCGTGAGGTGCGCTCAGCGCTGGGCCGCGGGCGCCCGTTTGGCTAAATGTTTGTTAGTGGATGTTAGTCAGTCGAGTAGATGGGTGCGTTGGAAGGAGGTTTACTCGACTGACTAACATCCACTAACAAACATTTGCGGTTTCGCGGGCGGTTTCGGGCGCGGGCAGGCGGGCGGGCCTTCGACAACTAACCCCCAGACCATAACGCCCGGGGGTGTGCTTGAAAACGGGTTACTTCGCAGCCAGCTCGTCGATGATCTTGTTGAAGGTCTGAGACGGACGCATTACCGCGGACGTCATCTCGTCGTCGGGCAGGTAGTAGCCGCCGAGGTCGGCGGGGGAGCCTTGGACGTTGAGAAGTTCAGCGGCGATGGTTTCCTCGTTGGCGCGAAGCGCCTCGGCGACGGGGCTAAAGGTAGAGGCGATTTCCGCGTCGTCGGTTTGCTTCGCCAACTCCTCTGCCCAGTAGAGAGCGAGGTAGAAGTGGGAGCCGCGGTTGTCGATCTCGCCGACCTTGCGCGACGGAGACTTGCCCTCCTCGAGGAGGGTCTCAGTAGCTTTGTCCAGCGCGTCAGCGAGAATGCCGGCGGTGGTATTGCCGTGGTCGGCTTCCAGGCGGAAGGACTCGGCCAGGGCGAGGAATTCGCCGAGGGAGTCCCAGCGCAGGTGGTTTTCTTCCTGCAGTTGCTGGACGTGTTTCGGGGCAGAACCACCAGCTCCGGTCTCAAATAGGCCGCCGCCGGCCATGAGCGGGACGATGGAGAGCATTTTGGCGGAGGTGCCGAGCTCAAGGATTGGGAACAGGTCCGTGTTGTAGTCACGCAAGACGTTGCCGGTCACGGAAATGGTGTCCTCACCGCGGCGGATACGTTCGATGGAGGTGCGGGTCGCCTCGGTTGGTGACTCGATGGTGATGTCCAGGCCCTCGGTGTCGTGGTCCTTGAGGTACTTCTCCACCAGGCTGATCAGGTTGCGGTCGTGCGCGCGTTCCTTGTCCAGCCAGAAGATGGTTTTCATGCCGGACTTGCGGGCGCGGTCGACCGCGAGGCGCACCCAGTCCTGGATTGGGGCGTCTTTGGTCTGGCAGGCGCGCCAGATGTCGCCTGCTTCTACGTCGTGTGAGATGAGGACTTCGCCGGCGGAGTTGACTATTTGGACGGTGCCGTCGGCGGGGATTCTAAAGGTTTTGTCGTGGGAGCCGTATTCCTCAGCTTTTTGGGCCATCAGGCCGACGTTTGGGACGGTGCCCATGGTCGTTGGGTCGTAGGCGCCGTTTTCGCGGCAGTCGTCGATGACGGCTTGGTAGATGCCTGAGTAGGAGGAGTCTGGCAGCACGGCCAGGGTGTCTTGCTCCTGGTCGTCGGCGTTCCACATGTGGCCGGAGGTGCGGATCATGGCGGGCATGGAGGCATCGACGATTACGTCGGAAGGTACGTGCAAGTTGGTGATACCGCGGTGGGAGTTAACCATGGCGAGGTCGGGGCCGTCGGCAAGCGCCTTGTCGAAGGCGGCGCGGATCTCCTCGCCGTTGGGCAGGGCATCCAGACCGTCAAGGATGGCGCCGAGGCCGTTTTCACCGTTGAGGCCCGCATTTAGCAACTCGGAGCCGTACTTGTCGTAGACGTCCTTAAAGTAGGCGCGTACGACGTGGCCAAACATGATTGGGTCGGACACCTTCATCATGGTGGCCTTCAGGTGGATGGAAAAGAGGACGTTTTCTTCCTTAGCGCGCTTGACGGCGCTTTGAATAAAGGCATCGAGGGCCTTGACAGACATAAACGTGCCGTCGATAACTTCGCCGTCGATAACCTTTAGGTTGTCCTTGAGCACTTCCTCGTTGCCGTCGGTAGTGATCAGTTTGATAGTGAGGGTGTCATCGCTTTCCATGATGACGGACTTCTCGTTGCTGCGGAAGTCATCCTTGTCCATGGTGGCCACGTTGGTTTTGGAGTCCTTGGACCATTCGCCCATGGTGTGTGGGTGGTTGCGGGTGTAATTCTTTACGGCTTCTGGTGCGCGGCGGTCTGAGTTGCCCTGGCGCAGGACTGGGTTGACTGCGGAGCCAGTGACGGTTTTGTAAAGCTCCAAGATTTTGCGGTCTTCGTCGGTGGACGGGTTGTCTGGGTAGTGCGGAATGTCGAAACCGGCTGCTTGCAGTTCAGCAATGGCCTTTTTGAGCTGAACGATCGACGCGGAGATGTTGGGAAGCTTGATGATGTTGGCGTCCTTGCTCAGCGTCAACGCGCCCAGCTCGGCAAGTGCGTCGTGGGTGTATGCCTCATCCTTGACACGCTCTGGGAATAGGGACAAGATGCGGCCAGCCACGGAGATGTCGCGGGTTTCTACTTCTACGCCAGCGTTGGAGGCGAATGCCTCGACAATCGGCTTTAGCGAGTAGGTGGCGAGCAGCGGTGCCTCGTCGGTGCGGGTCCAGATAATTTTGGCCACTAGTAGTCTCCTCTACTTATATAGATTCAATTCAGGTATCAAGGATACCCGCGGTCGTTGTAGGGTGTTGCGCATGAGTCTCACCATCGCGTCTGTCAACGTCAACGGCATCCGCGCAGCCACGAAAGTGCGCAGCGAAATCAACCATGGCATGCTCGAGTGGCTTCGGCACACCGCCGCCGATGTGGTTGTTATGCAGGAAGTCCGTGCCTCGGGCGACCAGGCGGTCACGGCCCTGCAGCCGGCTTTGGACAATGGCTGGCATTTGGTGGTCGCACCCGCTGAGGCGCCAGGGGCAAAAGGTCGTGCGGGCGTTGGCATTTTGAGTCGGGAGCCACTTGCTGAGGTTGAGATCGGGATTCCAGGCTTCGAAGATTCCGGCCGCTTCATCGCGGGCACGCTTGTCGACGGCACCCGGGTCGCTTCCCTCTACCTTCCCTCTGGCGCCGCCGAAACAGCAAAACAAGATGAGAAATACGAGTTCCTTGATCGCTTTGAGCCGCTTCTCGACAACTGGCCGAGTATTTATCCCCGCATGGTCATTGGCGGCGACTGGAACATCTGCCACCGCCGTGAGGACCTGAAGAATTGGCGGACGAACCGCACGAAGTCGGGCTTTCTCCCCCACGAGCGCGCTTTTATGGATTCGGTGTTCGGTACTTTCCCAGACGAGGAGGCACAAGACCTAAAGGACAAGCAGGCCGACGGGTGGTCGGGGGCTGTGGGCTACGTGTCTGAGGGGCGTCGTGAAGCAAACCGCGATCCCCAATGGTTCGACGTGGCGCGGCGCCTACAGCCCGATCACGCACCCTACACTTGGTGGACGTACCGCGGACAGGCCTTCAACAACGACGCTGGGTGGCGCATTGACTACCAAGCCGCGACCGCCGCCATGCTTGAGCGGGCAAAACGAAGTTGGGTCGAGAAAGTCCCGACTGTGGAAGAACGCTGGTCCGACCACTCGCCGCTGCTGGTGGAATACAACTGATGACCGATTTTGACACCGCAGGGCTGCTCACCGTCCTGTTTGTTATCGGCATCACCGCCGAGGCGATGACCGCCGCGGTCTCTGCCGGCAGAATGAAGATGGACCTGTTCGGTGTAATCACACTCGGCGCATTGACCGGCCTAGGCGGTGGAACAGTCCGCGACATTTTGCTCGGCGCCTACCCACTGACTTGGGTGGAGGAACCGAAGTTTTTACTGGTGGTGATTATCGCTTCGGTGATCACGGTGCGCATTAGCTGGTTGATGTACCAGCTTCGCCGCTTCTTTCTTGTAGCAGACGCCATCGGACTGGCAGCATTCGTGGTTCTCGGCATCCAAGTCGCTGTGTCCGAAGGCCACGGCTTTATTATTGCGTGCGTCGCCGCGGTGACCACTGGTGTCTCCGGCGGTGTGATGCGCGACGTGCTTTCCGACCGAGTGCCGCTGGTGTTCCGTAAAGAGATGTACGCCTCCACCGCAGTAATCGGCACGATCGTTTGGTGGTTGCTGCACAACTTTGGGGTGGTCGAGTGGATCAACGTCGTTGTCACCCTGGCCACCGTGTTGAGCCTGCGTCTAATCAGCCTTAAGCGAGGTTGGAGTTTGCCGATCTACGAGTACGATGAGGAAGCGGTGAAAGCGATTAATCCGCGCGAGGAATTCACCGTGTTCCTCTCCGCAAATGGGCGCAAGATACCAGGTGCGCGCCGGGCCTATCGTGGCCTGCGCCGCATCACCCAGGCCCGCCCCGCCAAGCGCGACAGCAGACAACGCCGCCCGGGAAAATAGAAGCCCTAGGTTGCGGTAGTGCCGCACCACAGGGATGATCGGGGAGAGCAGCTATTTGTTTTCCGGGGGTTGATAATGCGCGGTTTTGTCGTTGTGTTGCTGGGGGTTGTGATCGGGCTTGCCGGGTGTGGTGGGGTTCGACAGGAGCAGCCGGTGGATAGTTCTGTGGTTCCGGTTGCGCAATCACAGGTGGAGGAGGCGCCGGCTGCTTTCCATTTTCATAGTGGTGATTTGGTGTTGGGGGAGTATGACCCGACTACGATTTGGGACGATATTTTCAATCCATGCACTGAGATCTCTAAGGAGGAGTTCGCGTCACTGGGTTTGGTGGTGGGAGAGCCGGTTGTGCTTCCTAAATCTCAATCTGTTGGCTGCGACATAGTTCCGCAAGACTACCTCGTGGACACGGGATTTTTAACTAGCGCCGTCAAAACGAAGAGCGCTGAGGAAA
The Corynebacterium sp. BD556 genome window above contains:
- a CDS encoding bifunctional methylenetetrahydrofolate dehydrogenase/methenyltetrahydrofolate cyclohydrolase, coding for MTAKKLDGKLYREEIFADLKKRVAALKDKGVTPGLATVLVGDDPASQNYVRMKHKDCEELGIASIMKEMPGDTTQERLEQLIDELNNDPDVTGYIVQLPLPKHLDENRILGLIDPDKDADGLHPVNLGKLVLGEPAPLPCTPNGSLKLLERFGVELDGAIVCVIGRGVTVGRPISLMLTTRDINATAVLCHTGTKDLAAETRRADVIIAAAGKPHMLTADMVKEGAAILDVGVSRVDGKTTGDVHPDVWEKAAWISPNPGGVGPMTRTFLVRNIVERAEQLV
- a CDS encoding DUF3558 family protein; translated protein: MRGFVVVLLGVVIGLAGCGGVRQEQPVDSSVVPVAQSQVEEAPAAFHFHSGDLVLGEYDPTTIWDDIFNPCTEISKEEFASLGLVVGEPVVLPKSQSVGCDIVPQDYLVDTGFLTSAVKTKSAEERTPRPLVDESAIIPNSYEIPFVEGDFICFFGVETTRGTLMAFAEAWDTQLSYQELCAVARHNLELLYSLGR
- a CDS encoding exodeoxyribonuclease III, with the protein product MSLTIASVNVNGIRAATKVRSEINHGMLEWLRHTAADVVVMQEVRASGDQAVTALQPALDNGWHLVVAPAEAPGAKGRAGVGILSREPLAEVEIGIPGFEDSGRFIAGTLVDGTRVASLYLPSGAAETAKQDEKYEFLDRFEPLLDNWPSIYPRMVIGGDWNICHRREDLKNWRTNRTKSGFLPHERAFMDSVFGTFPDEEAQDLKDKQADGWSGAVGYVSEGRREANRDPQWFDVARRLQPDHAPYTWWTYRGQAFNNDAGWRIDYQAATAAMLERAKRSWVEKVPTVEERWSDHSPLLVEYN
- a CDS encoding NADP-dependent isocitrate dehydrogenase: MAKIIWTRTDEAPLLATYSLKPIVEAFASNAGVEVETRDISVAGRILSLFPERVKDEAYTHDALAELGALTLSKDANIIKLPNISASIVQLKKAIAELQAAGFDIPHYPDNPSTDEDRKILELYKTVTGSAVNPVLRQGNSDRRAPEAVKNYTRNHPHTMGEWSKDSKTNVATMDKDDFRSNEKSVIMESDDTLTIKLITTDGNEEVLKDNLKVIDGEVIDGTFMSVKALDAFIQSAVKRAKEENVLFSIHLKATMMKVSDPIMFGHVVRAYFKDVYDKYGSELLNAGLNGENGLGAILDGLDALPNGEEIRAAFDKALADGPDLAMVNSHRGITNLHVPSDVIVDASMPAMIRTSGHMWNADDQEQDTLAVLPDSSYSGIYQAVIDDCRENGAYDPTTMGTVPNVGLMAQKAEEYGSHDKTFRIPADGTVQIVNSAGEVLISHDVEAGDIWRACQTKDAPIQDWVRLAVDRARKSGMKTIFWLDKERAHDRNLISLVEKYLKDHDTEGLDITIESPTEATRTSIERIRRGEDTISVTGNVLRDYNTDLFPILELGTSAKMLSIVPLMAGGGLFETGAGGSAPKHVQQLQEENHLRWDSLGEFLALAESFRLEADHGNTTAGILADALDKATETLLEEGKSPSRKVGEIDNRGSHFYLALYWAEELAKQTDDAEIASTFSPVAEALRANEETIAAELLNVQGSPADLGGYYLPDDEMTSAVMRPSQTFNKIIDELAAK
- a CDS encoding tRNA (cytidine(34)-2'-O)-methyltransferase; this encodes MCALHVIFDNPVIPPNTGNAIRMCAGTGATLHLVEPLGFDLSEKHLRRAGLDYHDLAHVSVHPDIDACFAALANSRIFAFTTQATRHFHTVEYRDGDALLFGTEPTGLPREHSHHPRVKDQVRIPMLPGRRSMNLSNSAAVACYEAWRQLQFVGGI
- a CDS encoding DUF3017 domain-containing protein; this translates as MSNTAAGLSVDNPHDLNNPESRLPVWAQRAMAGLFVVGFVLSGVFAATEHWRRATFVLGAVMVWLALMRYTCDSRVIGLVAVRSRRFDALFCTALGATMMFLAGSVDSLGS
- a CDS encoding endonuclease domain-containing protein, with the protein product MRSSPHAPEHLPMGDHLAFPRSVWEELARHEQQLVRVVAAGLSSRGAVLVGRSAARLHGMWLIGAPDNKVELSLPSRGISPSRRQSGKFVFRHFTLPTWQVIEISGIRATSAIRAFVDIARCHGFVEGLVAIDWLRFQGVERESIAREIKSMGRFKGIAVVRRCFEMSIATSESPYESYARGLLIEASIAGIKAQVKIEGYRVDLLIDDWLVVEIDGGIKYRSADAEKVRQKEYERQKQIANQGYVFLRYSPAQLLSDPEAFVREVRSALGRGRPFG
- the metX gene encoding homoserine O-acetyltransferase MetX, which gives rise to MVTALPVDGQLEQVRIGRFDTEAGALIEDATIALQRWGQFRGDPHGDNNVLVVEHALTGDSNAAQWWSEAIGPGKALDTDRWCIICTNALGSCYGSTGPASPHPAGGLWGSRFPAVSIRDMVRAERAALEKLGITHVHAVLGGSMGGARSLEWTLLYPDSVNFACVIAVSARASAWQIGIQEAQISAITRDPNWQGGDYHGTGRAPDEGLSAARRIAHLTYRGELEIDERFGTDAQPGENPLGPYRRDDQRFAVQSYLDHQGHKLAKRFDAACYVSLTESLNRHDVGRGRGGLNKALASSQVPTMVVGIDTDILYPYHQQEHMSRNLGKLLGMSKLSSPTGHDAFLVDVRGMALILRRFIARISAS
- a CDS encoding O-acetylhomoserine/O-acetylserine sulfhydrylase, with translation MAKYDNTQAHEWAFETRSIHAGQTVDSDAGARNQPIFMTTSYVFNDAQHAADRFSLADIGPIYTRLTNPTQQALEDRIASLEGGVAALTFASGMAAETAAITNLASSGDHIVTSPRLYGGTETLFQVTLKRYGIDVSFVDNPDDPESWQAAVKPNTKAFYGETFGNPIADVLDIPTVAEVAHRNSVPLIVDNTIATAALVKPLELGADIVVASTTKFYTGNGAAIGGVLVDGGKFDWTVERDGEPVFPYFVTPDPAYHGLKYADLGAPAFALKARAGILRDTGAAISPFNAWVALQGLDTLSLRVERHNENALKVAEFLSKHEKVASVNFAGLPDSPYYATKEKLGLKYTGSVLSFDIAGDANDRETAWKFIDALKLHSNLANIGDVRSLVVHPASTTHSQSDENGLKRAGITQATVRLSVGIENIDDILADLERGFAAI
- a CDS encoding MOSC domain-containing protein; amino-acid sequence: MAAVISTNIARPHNDPGGRNRVSGIDKQPAPEILVEIPGPDYGDGSGVRGDIIGDTEHHGGQHKAVYAFSRERYDWWERELSRTLDNGLFGDNLTTSGIDWTRVIINQRFRIGETQLEVSVPRSPCATFAGWMGEPNWIRRFTASGDCGCYLRVVKPGVIRPGDDIVALNEPDHGLTMGEAFAAVMGDTDIARRLWQLNILPTLYQARWDKRFA
- a CDS encoding trimeric intracellular cation channel family protein; this encodes MTDFDTAGLLTVLFVIGITAEAMTAAVSAGRMKMDLFGVITLGALTGLGGGTVRDILLGAYPLTWVEEPKFLLVVIIASVITVRISWLMYQLRRFFLVADAIGLAAFVVLGIQVAVSEGHGFIIACVAAVTTGVSGGVMRDVLSDRVPLVFRKEMYASTAVIGTIVWWLLHNFGVVEWINVVVTLATVLSLRLISLKRGWSLPIYEYDEEAVKAINPREEFTVFLSANGRKIPGARRAYRGLRRITQARPAKRDSRQRRPGK